One region of Trichosurus vulpecula isolate mTriVul1 chromosome 1, mTriVul1.pri, whole genome shotgun sequence genomic DNA includes:
- the AKAIN1 gene encoding A-kinase anchor protein inhibitor 1, with protein MDTFAGEKPGSEPEEAKLQNASKQIVQNAILRAVQQVSRESQQKEECTTTSRNRLQLGVGKLTKKYEKK; from the coding sequence GTGAGAAACCTGGATCTGAACCTGAAGAAGCAAAATTACAGAATGCCAGCAAGCAGATTGTCCAAAATGCCATCCTTCGAGCTGTACAACAAGTCTCCCGGGAGAGCCAACAAAAGGAAGAATGTACCACAACCAGCAGGAACAGGCTGCAGCTAGGGGTGGGGAAGCTCACCAAGAAGTATGAAAAGAAATAG